CCCCCGTTCGGCGTCGCCGTCGAAGGCCGAGACCCAGGCCGTAGCGGTCTCGTTCTTCGTGCCGGCATCCGATGCACGTCCGGCGTCGGATCCCGCCTCGTCGGTTTCGCCTCCGCCGCACGCAGCCAGCAACAACGCCACCAGGATCGACACGGGCTTCATCGGGGCTCCAATCGCAGGATCTCGCCGTCGGAGTGATCGGTCAGCAGGTAGAGGAAGCCGTCGGGCCCCACGCGCACGTCGCGGATCCGCCGCGCGCGATCGGCCAGCAGTTCCTCCTGGTGCACCACCTCGTCGCCCTCGAGCACGACGCGTCGCAGGTGCGTGCCGGCCAGGGCGCCGACGAACAGGTCGCCCTCCCACCGGGGGAACGCCGTGCCGTCGTAGAACGCCATCCCACTCGGTGCGATCGACGGGGTCCACTGCAGAACGGGTTGCTCCATGCCCGGTGCGTGGGTCTTCTCGCTGATGATCGCGCCCGAGTAGTCGATGCCGTAGGTGATCGCCGGCCATCCGTAGTTCGCGCCGGCGCGCAGCACGTTGATCTCGTCGCCACCCTTCGGCCCGTGCTCGTGCATCCAGATCGATCCGTCGCTCGGCCGCACGTCGATGCCCTGGCCGTTCCGGTGGCCGTAGCTGAAGACCTCGGGGGCTCCCTCCTGCCCGTCGACGAACGGGTTGTCGGCGGGAATCGATCCGTCGGGGTTCAAGCGCACGACCGTGCCCAGATGGTTCGACGGATCCTGTGCCTCGTCCATCTCGGTGTAGCGCTCGCCGAGGGTGACGAAGAGCGTGCCGTCGCGGGCGAAGACCAGGCGCGATCCGTAGTGAAGGGACCCCGGCGTCTTGGGACGCGCGCGGAAGATCACCTCGACTTCGGTCAGGGCATCGCCCGCGAGACGCCCGCGCGCGACCTCGGTGTTCAC
This region of Candidatus Krumholzibacteriia bacterium genomic DNA includes:
- a CDS encoding PQQ-dependent sugar dehydrogenase; protein product: MRRRDVLLVAILVALVWNGLPAIGAGRSEEHRFEVVRVVDGLRHPWGLTFLPNGDMLVTERPGFLRRVRDGVLVDEPIDGVPAVNSRRQGGLLDVVLHPDFAENRWVYLSYAGDGEGGVNTEVARGRLAGDALTEVEVIFRARPKTPGSLHYGSRLVFARDGTLFVTLGERYTEMDEAQDPSNHLGTVVRLNPDGSIPADNPFVDGQEGAPEVFSYGHRNGQGIDVRPSDGSIWMHEHGPKGGDEINVLRAGANYGWPAITYGIDYSGAIISEKTHAPGMEQPVLQWTPSIAPSGMAFYDGTAFPRWEGDLFVGALAGTHLRRVVLEGDEVVHQEELLADRARRIRDVRVGPDGFLYLLTDHSDGEILRLEPR